In the genome of Nocardia sp. NBC_00416, one region contains:
- a CDS encoding cytochrome P450, translating to MSNTSGSETSTHAPDTGDILSYPLDRAPGCPFAPPPEVLGLITERPLSRVRIWDGSTPWLVTGYAELKSLMSDPRISVEDHHPGFPHWNEGMLDLVNHRAKSVFNTDGEEHSRFRRMMTKPFTVKRVDALRPAIQQITDDHIDAVLAGPKPADLVEALALPVPSLVISEMLGVPYADHEFFQQHATTGVSRYATKEEAADGRVGLARYLIDLIKSKMENPAEDMVTELAERVTAGEISMKEAAQIGTGVLIAGHETSANMISLGTLALLENPDQLALLRDTDDPKVVGGAVEELLRYLSIIQNGQRRVALDDIEIGGHTIKSGEGVIIDLAPANWDPHQFPEPDKLDLTRPARLHVGFGFGPHQCVGQQLARVELQIVFKTLLTRIPAMRLAIPVENVEFKHDKLAYGLYRLPVTW from the coding sequence GTGTCGAATACATCCGGGTCCGAGACCTCGACCCACGCACCCGATACCGGGGACATCCTGTCCTACCCGCTGGACCGCGCGCCCGGCTGCCCGTTCGCGCCGCCGCCCGAGGTCCTCGGGTTGATCACCGAGCGACCGCTGAGCCGTGTCCGGATCTGGGACGGCAGCACACCGTGGCTGGTCACGGGTTACGCCGAACTCAAATCGCTGATGTCCGATCCGCGGATCAGCGTCGAGGACCATCATCCGGGCTTCCCGCACTGGAACGAGGGCATGCTCGATCTGGTGAATCACCGTGCCAAGTCGGTGTTCAACACCGACGGCGAGGAACACAGCCGGTTCCGCCGGATGATGACCAAACCCTTCACGGTGAAGCGTGTCGACGCACTGCGTCCGGCGATCCAGCAGATCACCGACGACCATATCGACGCCGTCCTGGCCGGTCCCAAGCCCGCCGACCTGGTCGAGGCGCTGGCCCTGCCGGTGCCGTCGCTGGTGATCAGCGAAATGCTGGGCGTGCCCTACGCGGACCACGAATTCTTCCAGCAGCACGCGACGACCGGTGTCTCCCGCTACGCCACCAAGGAGGAAGCGGCCGACGGACGGGTCGGGCTGGCCCGGTACCTGATCGATCTGATCAAGTCCAAAATGGAGAACCCGGCCGAGGATATGGTCACCGAACTAGCCGAACGGGTCACCGCCGGTGAGATCTCCATGAAGGAAGCCGCCCAGATCGGCACCGGGGTGCTCATCGCGGGTCACGAGACCAGCGCGAATATGATCTCGCTCGGTACGCTTGCGCTGCTCGAGAACCCGGACCAGCTGGCACTGTTGCGCGATACCGACGATCCCAAGGTCGTCGGAGGCGCGGTCGAGGAACTGCTCCGGTATCTCAGCATCATCCAGAACGGCCAGCGCCGGGTCGCGCTCGACGATATCGAGATCGGCGGGCACACCATCAAGTCCGGTGAGGGTGTGATCATCGACCTCGCGCCCGCCAACTGGGATCCGCATCAGTTCCCGGAACCGGACAAGCTGGATCTGACCCGCCCGGCCCGGCTGCACGTCGGCTTCGGTTTCGGTCCGCACCAGTGCGTCGGCCAGCAGCTGGCCCGGGTGGAACTCCAGATCGTCTTCAAAACCCTGCTGACCCGGATTCCCGCTATGCGCCTGGCGATTCCGGTCGAAAACGTCGAATTCAAGCACGACAAGCTGGCCTACGGCCTGTACCGCCTACCGGTGACGTGGTGA
- a CDS encoding ferredoxin, producing MKVTVEQGKCIAAGHCVMAADAVFDQREDDGIVVLLDENPPDELADEVREAAAVCPAMAIHVHEE from the coding sequence ATGAAAGTGACTGTCGAACAAGGGAAATGCATTGCCGCCGGGCATTGCGTGATGGCGGCGGACGCGGTGTTCGATCAGCGTGAGGACGACGGCATCGTCGTGCTGCTGGACGAGAATCCGCCGGACGAGCTCGCCGACGAGGTGCGCGAGGCCGCCGCTGTGTGCCCCGCCATGGCCATCCACGTCCACGAGGAGTAG